From Osmerus eperlanus chromosome 28, fOsmEpe2.1, whole genome shotgun sequence, the proteins below share one genomic window:
- the LOC134014988 gene encoding uncharacterized protein LOC134014988 isoform X1 — translation MTDRQGREVGGQSPKREAPALGHAGSCSSSTSLGLDLHVLEDSLLSEKQKLRIVLNWAENILRTGPVDEQNRARTRRTMGELENSRSTLSPSEPLPLTVENQAQACSPQSSETPLGPNKLTRPPPPHHGHHTQTTTNDPDSQTKTTTTSRVTSCSKSGDSILVLPGYGLPPRSPDLSHSPAGSGVNWVKGGEVHGDRLRTQEKRDAVEEQEAEHTARFKNVHRQRRTSSVRPEDQNPGSQLGVTPGPSVYEEYLLCLARLGRVRPDHNQDVTGRSDKGQNASTGDRSKMLVGMETRPGDVTAEASVDCDWRTSPDVVVTATASVDPGRNTAGDVPADIINMPVDCDRATASDIMTTAKGDRVTVSGRPRSVPVEEKGGEGSGRQGSSQEQVCRRGSVEEEGGEESGRQSSTQEQVCRMASASKTPEEKTERVLRPRSSSGRPGVRGQTRGRGWRFWEKSSLSWSSFTHGETLPRSYLSTRPLSTGARETRQATPTPQPFPGPRTPPHAPTGTQKISKIKDAPMSAAKTTPPGGSECALWLCLPDEVWLSILVLLTHCDLSRLAQVCRHLLRLAHDHTLWQHIRVENCSTLTDQWLSCVGGRRPRSLALHRCSGLSVTSSGLELFLSQSKDSLKELRVTGCIGPGFHGDLVLCVIGQCCDHVTSVDVSWSGATEKGVKALAETSSGLRSIVLNGCQVTDDALTALVTRHGQSLSRLEVFGCLAVSACCLVTVAKECPGLQHLNLGQVPKVNHSCLTLMTSRLPHLRTLNLTGLHTVSDVTVDLALQQLPDLCSLTLSSCPGVTDLSLHRISTHTPHIRSLDVSGCREVGDGGVKAVALGCKRLQHLDLSSTAVGSRGVNLLASYCSVHLLTIKLSFCLVSMESILKLCRRCKRLRLLYLYGCVHVPTKRQINNINPKVQLYP, via the exons atgactgacagacagggcagggaggtgggtgggCAGTCTCCCAAGAGAGAGGCCCCAGCACTAGGGCatgctgggagttgtagttccaGCACCTCCCTGGGGCTGGACCTGCATGTTCTGGAAGACTCACTCCTCAGCGAGAAACAGAAGCTGCGGATTGTACTGAACTGGGCTGAGAACATCCTCCGAACCGGACCTGTGGATGAACAGAACCGTGCCAGAACTAGACGGACCATGGGGGAACTTGAGAACTCGAGGAGTACACTCTCACCTTCAGAACCGCTTCCCTTGACTGTGGAGAACCAGGCCCAGGCCTGCTCACCTCAAAGTAGTGAGACTCCGCTAGGACCAAACAAGCTCACCAGACCGCCTCCACCCCACCACGGgcaccacacacaaaccaccacGAACGACCCAGATTCCCAGACAAAGACCACGACCACTtctcgtgtcacttcctgtagcaAGTCAGGTGACAGTATCCTTGTGTTGCCGGGCTACGGCCTTCCCCCCAGGTCACCTGACCTCTCGCACTCGCCCGCTGGCTCTGGAGTGAACTGGGTAAAGGGCGGGGAAGTTCACGGCGATCGCTTACGAACGCAAGAAAAGCGTGACGCCGTCGAAGAACAGGAGGCGGAACACACCGCACGATTCAAGAACGTCCACAGGCAGAGGAGAACCAGCAGCGTGAGACCTGAGGACCAGAACCCTGGTTCTCAGTTGGGGGTGACCCCGGGTCCGAGTGTGTACGAGGAGTACCTTCTCTGTCTGGCTCGTTTGGGCCGCGTCAGACCAGACCACAACCAGGACGTCACTGGCAGGTCGGACAAGGGTCAAAACGCGTCGACTGGTGACAGAAGTAAGATGCTGGTCGGCATGGAGACCAGACCTGGTGATGTCACAGCTGAGGCTTCGGTGGACTGTGATTGGAGGACTTCTCCTGATGTCGTTGTCACAGCAACTGCATCTGTGGACCCTGGTAGGAACACAGCTGGTGACGTCCCTGCTGACATCATCAACATGCCCGTGGACTGTGATAGGGCCACAGCCAGTGACATCATGACCACAGCCAAGGGGGACAGAGTGACAGTTTCAGGTCGTCCTAGGAGTGTCCCTGTAGAGGAGAAGGGTGGTGAGGGGTCtggcaggcagggcagcagtCAGGAGCAGGTCTGTAGGAGGGGCtctgtagaggaggagggaggtgaagagtcTGGCAGGCAGAGCAGCACCCAGGAGCAGGTCTGTAGGATGGCCTCGGCATCGAAGACTCCAGAGGAGAAGACTGAGAGAG tgcTGCGGCCGAGGAGCAGCAGTGGCCGtccgggggtcagaggtcagaccagGGGTCGTGGCTGGAGGTTCTGGGAAAAGTCCAGTCTCTCCTGGTCATCCTTCACTCATGGAGAAACGTTGCCACG GTCATATCTCTCCACCAGGCCTCTGTCTACAGgagccagagagaccagacaggcgACCCCAACACCACAGCCCTTCCCTGGGCCCAGAACTCCTCCACATGCCCCCACAG GCACCCAGAAGATATCCAAAATCAAAGATGCCCCCATGTCAGCTGCCAAGACAACG cctccagggGGCAGTGAGTGTGCCCTCTGGCTGTGTCTCCCAGACGAGGTGTGGCTCTCCATCCTGGTGCTGCTCACACACTGTGACCTGTCCAGGCTGGCCCAGGTGTGTCGCCACCTGCTTCGACTGGCCCACGACCACACTCTCT ggCAACACATCAGGGTAGAGAACTGCTCCACTCTGACGGACCAATGGCTGAGTTGTGTGGGCGGGCGTAGACCAAGAAGTCTGGCACTTCATAGGTGCAGCGGCCTGTCCGTCACCTCCAGTGGACTAGAACTGTTCTTGTCCCAAAGTAAAGACTCTCTGAAG GAGCTGAGGGTCACCGGTTGCATCGGGCCTGGTTTCCATGGCGACCTGGTGCTGTGCGTGATTGGCCAGTGCTGCGATCACGTGACCAGCGTGGACGTGAGCTGGAGTGGAGCGACTGAGAAGGGCGTCAAGGCTCTGGCTGAGACGAGCTCTGG CCTGAGAAGCATTGTTCTCAATGGCTGCCAGGTCACCGATGACGCCCTGACAGCCCTTGTCACGAGACATGGAcagag cctgTCCAGGCTGGAGGTGTTTGGCTGCCTGGCGGTCAGTGCCTGCTGCCTGGTCACTGTGGCGAAGGAGTGTCCCGGTCTACAGCACCTCAACCTTGGACAGGTGCCCAAGGTCAACCACTCCTGTCTCACTCTGATGACATCACGACTCCCACACCTGCGCACACTCAACCTGACTGGACTGCACACT GTGAGTGATGTCACGGTGGACCTGGCCCTTCAGCAGCTTCCTGACCTCTGCTCCCTGACCCTCAGCTCATGTCCCGGGGTCACGGACCTCAGTCTGCACAggatcagcacacacacaccccacatcag gtccCTGGATGTGAGTGGCTGCAGGGAGGTGGGAGACGGAGGTGTGAAGGCTGTCGCTCTAGGCTGTAAACGACTTCAGCACCTGGACCTCAGCTCCACAGCTGTGGGGAGCAGGGG GGTGAACCTGCTGGCCAGCTATTGCAGCGTGCACCTGCTCACCATCAAACTGAGCTTCTGTCTGGTCAGCATGGAGTCCATCCTCAAACTATGCAGACGCTGcaagag atTGAGGCTTCTGTATCTCTATGGCTGTGTCCATGTCCCCACTAAGAGACAAATCAACAATATAAATCCGAAAGTTCAACTGTACCCTTAA
- the LOC134014988 gene encoding uncharacterized protein LOC134014988 isoform X2 — protein sequence MTDRQGREVGGQSPKREAPALGHAGSCSSSTSLGLDLHVLEDSLLSEKQKLRIVLNWAENILRTGPVDEQNRARTRRTMGELENSRSTLSPSEPLPLTVENQAQACSPQSSETPLGPNKLTRPPPPHHGHHTQTTTNDPDSQTKTTTTSRVTSCSKSGDSILVLPGYGLPPRSPDLSHSPAGSGVNWVKGGEVHGDRLRTQEKRDAVEEQEAEHTARFKNVHRQRRTSSVRPEDQNPGSQLGVTPGPSVYEEYLLCLARLGRVRPDHNQDVTGRSDKGQNASTGDRSKMLVGMETRPGDVTAEASVDCDWRTSPDVVVTATASVDPGRNTAGDVPADIINMPVDCDRATASDIMTTAKGDRVTVSGRPRSVPVEEKGGEGSGRQGSSQEQVCRMASASKTPEEKTERVLRPRSSSGRPGVRGQTRGRGWRFWEKSSLSWSSFTHGETLPRSYLSTRPLSTGARETRQATPTPQPFPGPRTPPHAPTGTQKISKIKDAPMSAAKTTPPGGSECALWLCLPDEVWLSILVLLTHCDLSRLAQVCRHLLRLAHDHTLWQHIRVENCSTLTDQWLSCVGGRRPRSLALHRCSGLSVTSSGLELFLSQSKDSLKELRVTGCIGPGFHGDLVLCVIGQCCDHVTSVDVSWSGATEKGVKALAETSSGLRSIVLNGCQVTDDALTALVTRHGQSLSRLEVFGCLAVSACCLVTVAKECPGLQHLNLGQVPKVNHSCLTLMTSRLPHLRTLNLTGLHTVSDVTVDLALQQLPDLCSLTLSSCPGVTDLSLHRISTHTPHIRSLDVSGCREVGDGGVKAVALGCKRLQHLDLSSTAVGSRGVNLLASYCSVHLLTIKLSFCLVSMESILKLCRRCKRLRLLYLYGCVHVPTKRQINNINPKVQLYP from the exons atgactgacagacagggcagggaggtgggtgggCAGTCTCCCAAGAGAGAGGCCCCAGCACTAGGGCatgctgggagttgtagttccaGCACCTCCCTGGGGCTGGACCTGCATGTTCTGGAAGACTCACTCCTCAGCGAGAAACAGAAGCTGCGGATTGTACTGAACTGGGCTGAGAACATCCTCCGAACCGGACCTGTGGATGAACAGAACCGTGCCAGAACTAGACGGACCATGGGGGAACTTGAGAACTCGAGGAGTACACTCTCACCTTCAGAACCGCTTCCCTTGACTGTGGAGAACCAGGCCCAGGCCTGCTCACCTCAAAGTAGTGAGACTCCGCTAGGACCAAACAAGCTCACCAGACCGCCTCCACCCCACCACGGgcaccacacacaaaccaccacGAACGACCCAGATTCCCAGACAAAGACCACGACCACTtctcgtgtcacttcctgtagcaAGTCAGGTGACAGTATCCTTGTGTTGCCGGGCTACGGCCTTCCCCCCAGGTCACCTGACCTCTCGCACTCGCCCGCTGGCTCTGGAGTGAACTGGGTAAAGGGCGGGGAAGTTCACGGCGATCGCTTACGAACGCAAGAAAAGCGTGACGCCGTCGAAGAACAGGAGGCGGAACACACCGCACGATTCAAGAACGTCCACAGGCAGAGGAGAACCAGCAGCGTGAGACCTGAGGACCAGAACCCTGGTTCTCAGTTGGGGGTGACCCCGGGTCCGAGTGTGTACGAGGAGTACCTTCTCTGTCTGGCTCGTTTGGGCCGCGTCAGACCAGACCACAACCAGGACGTCACTGGCAGGTCGGACAAGGGTCAAAACGCGTCGACTGGTGACAGAAGTAAGATGCTGGTCGGCATGGAGACCAGACCTGGTGATGTCACAGCTGAGGCTTCGGTGGACTGTGATTGGAGGACTTCTCCTGATGTCGTTGTCACAGCAACTGCATCTGTGGACCCTGGTAGGAACACAGCTGGTGACGTCCCTGCTGACATCATCAACATGCCCGTGGACTGTGATAGGGCCACAGCCAGTGACATCATGACCACAGCCAAGGGGGACAGAGTGACAGTTTCAGGTCGTCCTAGGAGTGTCCCTGTAGAGGAGAAGGGTGGTGAGGGGTCtggcaggcagggcagcagtCAGGAGCAG GTCTGTAGGATGGCCTCGGCATCGAAGACTCCAGAGGAGAAGACTGAGAGAG tgcTGCGGCCGAGGAGCAGCAGTGGCCGtccgggggtcagaggtcagaccagGGGTCGTGGCTGGAGGTTCTGGGAAAAGTCCAGTCTCTCCTGGTCATCCTTCACTCATGGAGAAACGTTGCCACG GTCATATCTCTCCACCAGGCCTCTGTCTACAGgagccagagagaccagacaggcgACCCCAACACCACAGCCCTTCCCTGGGCCCAGAACTCCTCCACATGCCCCCACAG GCACCCAGAAGATATCCAAAATCAAAGATGCCCCCATGTCAGCTGCCAAGACAACG cctccagggGGCAGTGAGTGTGCCCTCTGGCTGTGTCTCCCAGACGAGGTGTGGCTCTCCATCCTGGTGCTGCTCACACACTGTGACCTGTCCAGGCTGGCCCAGGTGTGTCGCCACCTGCTTCGACTGGCCCACGACCACACTCTCT ggCAACACATCAGGGTAGAGAACTGCTCCACTCTGACGGACCAATGGCTGAGTTGTGTGGGCGGGCGTAGACCAAGAAGTCTGGCACTTCATAGGTGCAGCGGCCTGTCCGTCACCTCCAGTGGACTAGAACTGTTCTTGTCCCAAAGTAAAGACTCTCTGAAG GAGCTGAGGGTCACCGGTTGCATCGGGCCTGGTTTCCATGGCGACCTGGTGCTGTGCGTGATTGGCCAGTGCTGCGATCACGTGACCAGCGTGGACGTGAGCTGGAGTGGAGCGACTGAGAAGGGCGTCAAGGCTCTGGCTGAGACGAGCTCTGG CCTGAGAAGCATTGTTCTCAATGGCTGCCAGGTCACCGATGACGCCCTGACAGCCCTTGTCACGAGACATGGAcagag cctgTCCAGGCTGGAGGTGTTTGGCTGCCTGGCGGTCAGTGCCTGCTGCCTGGTCACTGTGGCGAAGGAGTGTCCCGGTCTACAGCACCTCAACCTTGGACAGGTGCCCAAGGTCAACCACTCCTGTCTCACTCTGATGACATCACGACTCCCACACCTGCGCACACTCAACCTGACTGGACTGCACACT GTGAGTGATGTCACGGTGGACCTGGCCCTTCAGCAGCTTCCTGACCTCTGCTCCCTGACCCTCAGCTCATGTCCCGGGGTCACGGACCTCAGTCTGCACAggatcagcacacacacaccccacatcag gtccCTGGATGTGAGTGGCTGCAGGGAGGTGGGAGACGGAGGTGTGAAGGCTGTCGCTCTAGGCTGTAAACGACTTCAGCACCTGGACCTCAGCTCCACAGCTGTGGGGAGCAGGGG GGTGAACCTGCTGGCCAGCTATTGCAGCGTGCACCTGCTCACCATCAAACTGAGCTTCTGTCTGGTCAGCATGGAGTCCATCCTCAAACTATGCAGACGCTGcaagag atTGAGGCTTCTGTATCTCTATGGCTGTGTCCATGTCCCCACTAAGAGACAAATCAACAATATAAATCCGAAAGTTCAACTGTACCCTTAA